A portion of the Epinephelus moara isolate mb chromosome 4, YSFRI_EMoa_1.0, whole genome shotgun sequence genome contains these proteins:
- the fgf18a gene encoding fibroblast growth factor 18a isoform X5, with amino-acid sequence MLLVMCNPLQQVLGVDGVNFSVHVENQTQVRDTMSRRHHRVYQLYSRTSGKHVQVLGRRISARGEDGDKFAQLVVEADTFGSQVRIRGKETNFYLCMNRRGKLVGKKASNRSDDCVFVEKVLENHYTALMSARYTGWYVGFTKRGRPRRGPHTLPNQQDVHFMKRFPPGEQPDLTTPFRFTTVSKRGKRVRATGPR; translated from the exons ATGTTGCTGGTGATGTGCAATCCATTACAG CAGGTACTTGGTGTGGATGGGGTCAACTTCAGTGTGCATGTGGAGAACCAGACGCAGGTGCGAGACACCATGAGTCGGCGACACCACCGGGTCTACCAGCTCTACAGCCGCACCAGCGGCAAACACGTCCAGGTGCTGGGACGCAGAATCAGCGCTCGAGGAGAAGATGGAGACAAATTtg CCCAGCTCGTAGTGGAGGCCGATACCTTTGGCAGCCAGGTGAGAATCCGGGGCAAAGAAACCAATTTCTACCTTTGCATGAACCGTCGTGGCAAGCTGGTAGGAAAG AAGGCCAGTAATCGAAGCGATGACTGCGTCTTTGTGGAAAAGGTTCTGGAAAACCACTACACAGCTCTGATGTCAGCACGCTACACAGGCTGGTACGTGGGCTTCACTAAAAGAGGCCGTCCTCGCCGCGGGCCCCACACGCTCCCCAACCAGCAGGACGTACACTTCATGAAGCGCTTCCCGCCTGGGGAGCAGCCCGACCTCACCACCCCCTTTCGCTTCACCACCGTCAGCAAGCGGGGAAAGCGGGTGCGCGCTACTGGGCCCCGCTAG
- the fgf18a gene encoding fibroblast growth factor 18a isoform X4 translates to MWPLLSTLTVLCIQMLLVMCNPLQVLGVDGVNFSVHVENQTQVRDTMSRRHHRVYQLYSRTSGKHVQVLGRRISARGEDGDKFAQLVVEADTFGSQVRIRGKETNFYLCMNRRGKLVGKKASNRSDDCVFVEKVLENHYTALMSARYTGWYVGFTKRGRPRRGPHTLPNQQDVHFMKRFPPGEQPDLTTPFRFTTVSKRGKRVRATGPR, encoded by the exons ATGTGGCCCCTTCTTTCCACGCTGACCGTCTT ATGTATCCAGATGTTGCTGGTGATGTGCAATCCATTACAG GTACTTGGTGTGGATGGGGTCAACTTCAGTGTGCATGTGGAGAACCAGACGCAGGTGCGAGACACCATGAGTCGGCGACACCACCGGGTCTACCAGCTCTACAGCCGCACCAGCGGCAAACACGTCCAGGTGCTGGGACGCAGAATCAGCGCTCGAGGAGAAGATGGAGACAAATTtg CCCAGCTCGTAGTGGAGGCCGATACCTTTGGCAGCCAGGTGAGAATCCGGGGCAAAGAAACCAATTTCTACCTTTGCATGAACCGTCGTGGCAAGCTGGTAGGAAAG AAGGCCAGTAATCGAAGCGATGACTGCGTCTTTGTGGAAAAGGTTCTGGAAAACCACTACACAGCTCTGATGTCAGCACGCTACACAGGCTGGTACGTGGGCTTCACTAAAAGAGGCCGTCCTCGCCGCGGGCCCCACACGCTCCCCAACCAGCAGGACGTACACTTCATGAAGCGCTTCCCGCCTGGGGAGCAGCCCGACCTCACCACCCCCTTTCGCTTCACCACCGTCAGCAAGCGGGGAAAGCGGGTGCGCGCTACTGGGCCCCGCTAG
- the fgf18a gene encoding fibroblast growth factor 18a isoform X2, protein MSKSDVTEGERERKKRSGWFTTFVFFQTLLFCQIRCIQMLLVMCNPLQQVLGVDGVNFSVHVENQTQVRDTMSRRHHRVYQLYSRTSGKHVQVLGRRISARGEDGDKFAQLVVEADTFGSQVRIRGKETNFYLCMNRRGKLVGKKASNRSDDCVFVEKVLENHYTALMSARYTGWYVGFTKRGRPRRGPHTLPNQQDVHFMKRFPPGEQPDLTTPFRFTTVSKRGKRVRATGPR, encoded by the exons atgagcaAGAGTGATGtgacagaaggagagagggagaggaagaaaaggtcTGGTTGGTTTACaacctttgttttctttcaaacttTGTTATTTTGTCAGATAAG ATGTATCCAGATGTTGCTGGTGATGTGCAATCCATTACAG CAGGTACTTGGTGTGGATGGGGTCAACTTCAGTGTGCATGTGGAGAACCAGACGCAGGTGCGAGACACCATGAGTCGGCGACACCACCGGGTCTACCAGCTCTACAGCCGCACCAGCGGCAAACACGTCCAGGTGCTGGGACGCAGAATCAGCGCTCGAGGAGAAGATGGAGACAAATTtg CCCAGCTCGTAGTGGAGGCCGATACCTTTGGCAGCCAGGTGAGAATCCGGGGCAAAGAAACCAATTTCTACCTTTGCATGAACCGTCGTGGCAAGCTGGTAGGAAAG AAGGCCAGTAATCGAAGCGATGACTGCGTCTTTGTGGAAAAGGTTCTGGAAAACCACTACACAGCTCTGATGTCAGCACGCTACACAGGCTGGTACGTGGGCTTCACTAAAAGAGGCCGTCCTCGCCGCGGGCCCCACACGCTCCCCAACCAGCAGGACGTACACTTCATGAAGCGCTTCCCGCCTGGGGAGCAGCCCGACCTCACCACCCCCTTTCGCTTCACCACCGTCAGCAAGCGGGGAAAGCGGGTGCGCGCTACTGGGCCCCGCTAG
- the fgf18a gene encoding fibroblast growth factor 18a isoform X3: protein MWPLLSTLTVLCIQMLLVMCNPLQQVLGVDGVNFSVHVENQTQVRDTMSRRHHRVYQLYSRTSGKHVQVLGRRISARGEDGDKFAQLVVEADTFGSQVRIRGKETNFYLCMNRRGKLVGKKASNRSDDCVFVEKVLENHYTALMSARYTGWYVGFTKRGRPRRGPHTLPNQQDVHFMKRFPPGEQPDLTTPFRFTTVSKRGKRVRATGPR, encoded by the exons ATGTGGCCCCTTCTTTCCACGCTGACCGTCTT ATGTATCCAGATGTTGCTGGTGATGTGCAATCCATTACAG CAGGTACTTGGTGTGGATGGGGTCAACTTCAGTGTGCATGTGGAGAACCAGACGCAGGTGCGAGACACCATGAGTCGGCGACACCACCGGGTCTACCAGCTCTACAGCCGCACCAGCGGCAAACACGTCCAGGTGCTGGGACGCAGAATCAGCGCTCGAGGAGAAGATGGAGACAAATTtg CCCAGCTCGTAGTGGAGGCCGATACCTTTGGCAGCCAGGTGAGAATCCGGGGCAAAGAAACCAATTTCTACCTTTGCATGAACCGTCGTGGCAAGCTGGTAGGAAAG AAGGCCAGTAATCGAAGCGATGACTGCGTCTTTGTGGAAAAGGTTCTGGAAAACCACTACACAGCTCTGATGTCAGCACGCTACACAGGCTGGTACGTGGGCTTCACTAAAAGAGGCCGTCCTCGCCGCGGGCCCCACACGCTCCCCAACCAGCAGGACGTACACTTCATGAAGCGCTTCCCGCCTGGGGAGCAGCCCGACCTCACCACCCCCTTTCGCTTCACCACCGTCAGCAAGCGGGGAAAGCGGGTGCGCGCTACTGGGCCCCGCTAG
- the fgf18a gene encoding fibroblast growth factor 18a isoform X1 has product MWPLLSTLTVLCIQMLLVMCNPLQQVLGVDGVNFSVHVENQTQVRDTMSRRHHRVYQLYSRTSGKHVQVLGRRISARGEDGDKFAQLVVEADTFGSQVRIRGKETNFYLCMNRRGKLVGKVRLLSFRDVFIKNQIIFQFPDQPLFVSPNVCVCVCVRVPVVSLLSQKASNRSDDCVFVEKVLENHYTALMSARYTGWYVGFTKRGRPRRGPHTLPNQQDVHFMKRFPPGEQPDLTTPFRFTTVSKRGKRVRATGPR; this is encoded by the exons ATGTGGCCCCTTCTTTCCACGCTGACCGTCTT ATGTATCCAGATGTTGCTGGTGATGTGCAATCCATTACAG CAGGTACTTGGTGTGGATGGGGTCAACTTCAGTGTGCATGTGGAGAACCAGACGCAGGTGCGAGACACCATGAGTCGGCGACACCACCGGGTCTACCAGCTCTACAGCCGCACCAGCGGCAAACACGTCCAGGTGCTGGGACGCAGAATCAGCGCTCGAGGAGAAGATGGAGACAAATTtg CCCAGCTCGTAGTGGAGGCCGATACCTTTGGCAGCCAGGTGAGAATCCGGGGCAAAGAAACCAATTTCTACCTTTGCATGAACCGTCGTGGCAAGCTGGTAGGAAAGGTGAGACTTCTTTCTTTTAGAGATGTGTTTATCAAAAATCAAATTATCTTTCAGTTTCCTGACCAGCCTCTTTTTGTTTCtcccaatgtgtgtgtgtgtgtgtgtgtgcgggtacCTGTGGTTTCTCTGCTCTCTCAGAAGGCCAGTAATCGAAGCGATGACTGCGTCTTTGTGGAAAAGGTTCTGGAAAACCACTACACAGCTCTGATGTCAGCACGCTACACAGGCTGGTACGTGGGCTTCACTAAAAGAGGCCGTCCTCGCCGCGGGCCCCACACGCTCCCCAACCAGCAGGACGTACACTTCATGAAGCGCTTCCCGCCTGGGGAGCAGCCCGACCTCACCACCCCCTTTCGCTTCACCACCGTCAGCAAGCGGGGAAAGCGGGTGCGCGCTACTGGGCCCCGCTAG